Proteins encoded together in one Pseudomonas sp. ADAK13 window:
- a CDS encoding polynucleotide adenylyltransferase PcnB: MLKKLFQSFRSPLRRTQHKRSTPEVLNSSQHSLQRAQFSRYAVNIVERLQNAGYQAYLVGGCVRDMLLNITPKDFDVATSATPEQVRAEFRNARIIGRRFKLVHIHFGREIIEVATFRANHPQNDEEEDTNQSSRNESGRILRDNVYGTLEEDAQRRDFTINALYYDPVSERILDYANGVHDIRNNLLRLIGDPTQRYQEDPVRMLRAVRFAAKLNFGIEKHTAAPIRDLAPMLREIPSARLFEEVLKLFLSGYAADTFEMLVDLQLFDPLFPASAEALEYNPTYTHTLISEALINTDLRIKQNKPVTPAFLFAALLWPALPKRVMRLQDRGMPAIPAMQEAAHELIAEQCQRIAIPKRFTMPIREIWDMQERLPRRSGKRADLLLDNPRFRAGYDFLLLRESAGEQTDGLGEWWTDYQDANDSQRREMIKELSSKGEATGDGPKKRRRSSGSKRKRSAGDASSASGE; encoded by the coding sequence ATGCTGAAGAAGTTGTTCCAGTCATTCCGTTCTCCCTTGCGTCGTACGCAACACAAACGCAGCACGCCTGAAGTGCTCAACAGCAGCCAGCATTCGCTGCAACGCGCCCAGTTCAGCCGTTATGCGGTGAACATCGTCGAACGTTTGCAGAACGCCGGCTACCAGGCTTACCTGGTTGGCGGTTGCGTGCGCGACATGCTGCTCAATATCACTCCCAAGGATTTCGACGTCGCCACCAGCGCCACGCCGGAACAGGTGCGTGCCGAATTCCGCAATGCGCGGATCATCGGCCGGCGCTTCAAGTTGGTGCATATCCACTTTGGTCGCGAGATCATCGAGGTCGCGACCTTCCGCGCCAACCACCCGCAAAACGATGAAGAAGAAGACACTAACCAGTCTTCCCGCAATGAAAGCGGACGCATCCTGCGGGACAATGTCTACGGCACGCTGGAAGAAGACGCGCAACGCCGCGACTTCACCATCAATGCCTTGTATTACGACCCGGTCAGCGAGCGCATTCTCGATTACGCCAATGGCGTACACGACATCCGCAATAACCTGCTGCGCCTGATCGGCGACCCGACGCAACGCTACCAGGAAGACCCGGTGCGCATGCTGCGGGCGGTGCGTTTTGCCGCGAAGCTGAACTTCGGGATCGAGAAGCACACGGCCGCGCCGATTCGCGACCTGGCACCGATGCTGCGGGAAATCCCCTCGGCCCGGTTGTTCGAAGAGGTGCTCAAGCTGTTCCTCTCCGGTTATGCCGCCGACACCTTCGAAATGCTGGTGGACCTGCAGTTGTTCGACCCCTTGTTCCCGGCCAGCGCCGAAGCACTGGAGTACAACCCGACCTACACCCACACGCTGATCAGCGAAGCCTTGATCAACACCGACCTGCGCATCAAGCAGAACAAACCGGTCACCCCGGCGTTCCTGTTTGCCGCCCTGTTGTGGCCAGCGCTTCCAAAACGCGTCATGCGCCTGCAAGACCGTGGCATGCCGGCAATTCCTGCCATGCAGGAGGCCGCTCACGAGCTGATCGCCGAGCAATGCCAGCGCATCGCCATCCCGAAACGCTTCACCATGCCGATCCGCGAGATCTGGGACATGCAGGAGCGCCTGCCACGCCGCAGCGGCAAACGCGCCGACCTGCTGCTGGACAACCCGCGCTTCCGTGCCGGCTACGACTTCCTGCTGCTGCGCGAAAGCGCCGGCGAGCAGACCGACGGCCTGGGCGAATGGTGGACTGACTACCAGGACGCCAACGACAGCCAGCGCCGCGAGATGATCAAAGAGCTCAGCAGCAAAGGCGAAGCCACTGGCGATGGCCCGAAAAAGCGTCGCCGCAGCAGTGGCAGCAAGCGCAAACGCAGCGCTGGCGACGCCTCGAGCGCGTCTGGCGAGTAA
- a CDS encoding sigma-54-dependent transcriptional regulator, which produces MPHILIVEDETIIRSALRRLLERNQYQVSEAGSVQEAQERFSIPTFDLIVSDLRLPGAPGTELIKLGQGTPVLIMTSYASLRSAVDSMKMGAVDYIAKPFDHDEMLQAVARILRDRQSASSAPAERPAAGKAVNGAEKPGVDNSNGEIGIIGSCPPMQDLYSKIRKVAPTDSNVLIQGESGTGKELVARALHNLSKRAKAPMISVNCAAIPESLIESELFGHEKGAFTGASAGRAGLVEAADGGTLFLDEIGELPLEAQARLLRVLQEGEIRRVGSVQSQKVDVRLIAATHRDLKSLAKIGQFREDLYYRLHVIALKLPALRERGADVNEIATAFLARQSARINRTDLKFAADAEQAIRHYSWPGNVRELENAVERAVILSESPEISAELLGIDIELSDLDDDDFIGLPPQQGGSNNSHEPTEDLSLEDYFQHFVLEHQDHMTETELARKLGVSRKCLWERRQRLGIPRRKTGVASES; this is translated from the coding sequence ATGCCGCACATTTTGATCGTCGAAGACGAAACCATTATCCGCTCTGCCTTGCGTCGCCTGCTTGAACGTAATCAGTACCAGGTCAGCGAAGCCGGCTCGGTGCAGGAAGCCCAAGAGCGTTTCAGCATTCCCACGTTCGACCTGATCGTCAGTGACCTACGTTTGCCGGGCGCCCCTGGCACCGAGTTGATCAAACTCGGCCAAGGCACCCCGGTGCTGATCATGACCAGCTACGCCAGCCTGCGTTCTGCTGTGGATTCGATGAAGATGGGCGCGGTGGACTACATCGCCAAGCCTTTCGACCACGACGAAATGCTCCAGGCCGTGGCCCGTATCCTGCGTGACCGCCAATCCGCCAGCAGCGCACCGGCTGAGCGCCCGGCAGCGGGCAAGGCCGTCAACGGTGCTGAAAAGCCCGGCGTTGATAACAGTAATGGCGAAATCGGCATCATCGGCTCCTGCCCACCGATGCAGGACCTGTACAGCAAGATCCGCAAAGTGGCGCCAACCGACTCCAATGTATTGATCCAGGGCGAGTCGGGTACCGGTAAAGAACTGGTGGCCCGCGCCCTGCACAACCTGTCCAAGCGCGCGAAGGCACCGATGATCTCGGTGAACTGCGCGGCGATCCCGGAATCCCTGATCGAATCCGAATTGTTCGGCCATGAAAAAGGCGCTTTTACCGGCGCCAGCGCTGGCCGCGCGGGTTTGGTTGAAGCCGCCGACGGCGGCACGTTGTTCCTCGACGAAATTGGCGAACTGCCACTGGAAGCCCAGGCACGCTTGCTGCGGGTACTCCAGGAAGGTGAAATCCGCCGCGTCGGCTCGGTTCAGTCGCAGAAGGTCGATGTACGACTGATCGCGGCCACACACCGTGACCTGAAAAGCCTGGCCAAGATCGGCCAGTTCCGTGAAGACCTTTATTACCGCCTGCACGTGATCGCACTCAAACTGCCGGCCCTGCGTGAACGCGGCGCCGACGTCAACGAGATCGCCACCGCCTTCCTGGCGCGCCAGAGTGCGCGCATCAACCGAACCGACCTGAAGTTTGCCGCCGATGCCGAACAGGCTATCCGCCACTACTCCTGGCCCGGTAACGTGCGGGAGCTGGAGAACGCGGTAGAGCGCGCGGTGATTCTGTCGGAGAGCCCGGAAATTTCCGCCGAGCTGCTGGGGATCGATATCGAACTCAGCGACCTGGATGACGACGACTTCATCGGCCTGCCGCCGCAGCAGGGTGGCAGTAACAACAGCCACGAGCCGACGGAAGATTTGTCACTGGAAGATTACTTCCAGCATTTCGTCCTCGAGCACCAGGACCACATGACCGAGACCGAACTGGCACGCAAACTGGGCGTCAGCCGTAAATGCCTGTGGGAACGGCGCCAGCGCCTGGGTATCCCGCGGCGTAAAACCGGGGTTGCCAGCGAAAGCTGA